One genomic window of [Clostridium] scindens ATCC 35704 includes the following:
- a CDS encoding GIY-YIG nuclease family protein — protein sequence MSSLGKSIHLYLMDGSASGRWQATLSNWNGVAYKIPRGDLKDCSDLPELNTPGVYFLFGKDDETGKLFIYVGEADDAQKRLLQPHTFEKDGSYWTEAVIFVTPDGTLEKGRVKYLENRFFTIATEAKRYIVKNGNTPPQSPMPKQIRDLLEEFIINAQLILPALGYMAFEPLPSSGKDDADADNELLYFSRNKGKGGSAIGRITSDGFWVLKGSYIYPQVADYTASGIKKARENYAASIDKNGILQEDICFGSPSYASTFVCGKNSNGLVEWKDKFGVSLKNLDSGEDEAPASDKKKAAVKPQPAPAVSANAEILHLAGKKVAATGQISGDGFIVMKGSGFSSSETKSCQTWIKSLRAQLVADGKVKDCVFTENVYFKSTSAAAACVTGGSANGNIMWLYSDGQSIKDKARK from the coding sequence ATGTCATCACTCGGAAAAAGTATACATCTATATTTGATGGACGGCTCTGCTTCCGGGAGATGGCAGGCTACGCTTTCTAACTGGAATGGAGTCGCCTACAAGATCCCACGAGGTGATCTGAAAGATTGCAGCGACCTTCCGGAGCTGAACACGCCGGGAGTGTACTTCCTTTTCGGTAAAGACGATGAGACCGGAAAGCTGTTCATCTATGTGGGAGAAGCCGATGACGCTCAAAAGCGTTTGCTGCAGCCACATACATTTGAAAAAGACGGCAGTTATTGGACAGAAGCAGTAATCTTCGTTACTCCCGATGGAACGCTTGAGAAAGGCCGTGTGAAGTATCTGGAGAACAGGTTCTTCACAATAGCAACGGAAGCCAAGCGATACATTGTAAAGAACGGAAATACACCGCCGCAGTCTCCAATGCCAAAGCAGATAAGAGATCTGCTGGAAGAATTCATCATCAACGCGCAGCTTATATTACCAGCGTTGGGCTATATGGCATTTGAGCCGCTGCCTTCATCGGGCAAAGATGATGCTGATGCCGATAATGAGCTCCTTTACTTTAGCAGGAATAAGGGCAAGGGTGGCAGTGCAATCGGCAGAATTACATCAGATGGATTCTGGGTACTCAAAGGCAGTTACATATATCCGCAGGTGGCAGATTACACGGCTTCCGGCATTAAAAAGGCCAGAGAAAACTACGCTGCCAGCATCGATAAAAACGGAATCCTTCAGGAAGATATATGCTTCGGTAGCCCGTCCTATGCGTCCACGTTCGTTTGCGGCAAGAACTCAAACGGTCTTGTCGAATGGAAGGATAAGTTCGGTGTCTCTCTGAAGAATCTTGATTCTGGTGAGGATGAAGCACCTGCTTCTGATAAGAAAAAAGCTGCAGTGAAACCTCAGCCAGCACCCGCTGTAAGCGCTAATGCCGAGATACTTCATCTTGCGGGTAAAAAGGTAGCGGCAACAGGACAGATAAGTGGCGACGGTTTTATCGTTATGAAGGGCTCCGGATTTAGTTCGAGTGAGACAAAATCATGCCAGACATGGATAAAGAGCCTCCGTGCTCAGCTCGTGGCTGATGGGAAAGTAAAAGACTGTGTGTTCACAGAGAATGTTTATTTCAAGAGTACTTCGGCAGCAGCGGCCTGCGTGACTGGCGGTTCTGCGAACGGAAACATTATGTGGCTCTATTCTGATGGGCAGAGCATAAAGGATAAAGCCAGAAAATAA
- a CDS encoding zinc ribbon domain-containing protein, with translation MSRILCPECGTKISDKATKCPYCGFQSADPKRPISEQDKYEVVPIFEYDIEEWKPNRGELSVISYEDNKSLIQYFGKWENIQAKLPAIAEVIGAMAGKDHIMIAKMDSYVKDLIDKGIYRFTIDKQGEILPTIRDADGFVKQVRLEDMALTPNLTQSLNNLSTHAVMAQILDEIEYVGDAIREIHVELQNDRLAMAEGASGVV, from the coding sequence ATGAGCAGAATCTTATGCCCGGAATGTGGCACAAAAATATCTGATAAGGCTACTAAGTGCCCGTATTGTGGTTTTCAGAGCGCTGATCCAAAGCGGCCTATTAGCGAACAGGATAAATACGAGGTGGTACCAATCTTTGAATACGACATCGAAGAGTGGAAGCCTAACCGCGGAGAATTAAGTGTTATTTCTTATGAAGATAACAAAAGCCTTATTCAGTATTTTGGCAAATGGGAAAACATACAGGCAAAACTTCCGGCTATTGCTGAAGTGATAGGAGCAATGGCTGGTAAGGATCATATTATGATCGCAAAGATGGATTCTTATGTTAAGGATCTGATTGATAAAGGAATCTACCGGTTTACGATAGATAAACAAGGAGAAATTCTTCCTACAATTCGTGACGCAGATGGCTTCGTGAAGCAGGTACGCCTTGAGGATATGGCGCTAACGCCTAATCTCACGCAGTCCTTAAACAATCTGTCAACACATGCGGTTATGGCACAGATCCTTGACGAAATAGAATATGTTGGTGATGCCATCAGAGAAATACACGTTGAGCTTCAGAATGACCGACTTGCGATGGCCGAAGGCGCAAGTGGTGTGGTATAA
- a CDS encoding transposase, giving the protein MARKYDHEYKVQAVKLAKEIGGAKAGKELGIPEGTMHTWLKAVRAGKLDIGEGSHTPASAMSLSEEITMLRKRVKEQDKEIRRLKEENEFLEEASAFFAASRRKSAKTRE; this is encoded by the coding sequence GTGGCACGTAAATATGACCATGAATACAAAGTACAGGCAGTAAAACTTGCCAAAGAAATCGGTGGCGCTAAGGCAGGTAAAGAACTAGGAATCCCTGAAGGAACCATGCATACATGGCTGAAAGCCGTAAGAGCTGGTAAGTTGGATATTGGGGAAGGTTCTCATACCCCTGCCAGCGCAATGAGCCTGTCAGAAGAGATTACCATGCTGCGTAAGCGGGTTAAGGAGCAGGATAAAGAAATCCGCCGCCTGAAGGAAGAAAACGAATTTTTGGAGGAAGCCAGTGCTTTTTTCGCCGCCAGCCGTCGGAAGTCAGCAAAAACCAGAGAATGA
- a CDS encoding IS3 family transposase: protein MIFLALKTEDGRMTGKISFYCRMLGVSRQGFYKYLANKDRPWKYQDLADAMKEIASEDECNDTYGRLRMYQAPCLKQPEGVSIPSERTVYRVMEQIGLSHRPKRKPNGITKADREAMKSDDLLKRDFHSDAPLKKCITDITEIPASNGKLYVSAIFDCFDLSVLGLAMETTMKADLCIHTLESALTAYPALEGAIIHSDRGTQYTSEAYRQTIRKYHIHQSMNSAGGRCHDNARCESMWARMKTELLYGRYDTKQMTVEELKVLIWRYFHSYWNNRRICSANGGLPPMIKRRKYYEDLELAA, encoded by the coding sequence ATGATCTTTCTGGCTTTGAAAACAGAGGACGGCAGGATGACCGGGAAAATTTCATTTTACTGCCGGATGCTTGGTGTCAGTCGGCAAGGCTTCTATAAATATCTTGCAAACAAAGACCGTCCCTGGAAGTACCAGGATCTGGCGGATGCCATGAAAGAGATTGCCAGCGAGGATGAATGTAACGATACTTACGGACGGCTCCGAATGTATCAGGCGCCGTGCCTGAAGCAGCCGGAGGGAGTATCAATTCCCAGCGAGAGAACCGTATACCGGGTTATGGAGCAGATTGGCCTGAGCCATCGGCCAAAGCGAAAACCGAACGGAATTACAAAGGCAGACCGGGAGGCTATGAAATCGGATGATTTGCTGAAGCGGGATTTTCATTCAGATGCCCCATTGAAAAAATGTATTACAGATATCACGGAGATCCCGGCATCCAATGGGAAACTGTATGTATCTGCGATTTTCGACTGCTTTGATCTTAGTGTCCTTGGTCTGGCAATGGAAACAACCATGAAAGCAGATCTGTGTATCCATACACTGGAAAGCGCCCTGACTGCTTATCCTGCACTGGAAGGCGCGATCATCCACAGTGACCGTGGAACCCAGTATACCAGTGAGGCCTACCGCCAGACCATCCGGAAGTACCACATCCATCAAAGCATGAACAGTGCCGGAGGACGCTGCCATGATAATGCCCGCTGCGAGAGCATGTGGGCCAGAATGAAGACGGAACTTCTCTACGGCCGTTATGACACAAAGCAGATGACGGTAGAGGAATTAAAAGTACTCATTTGGAGATATTTCCACAGTTACTGGAATAACCGGAGGATCTGCTCTGCCAATGGCGGGCTTCCTCCTATGATAAAACGCAGGAAGTATTATGAGGATTTGGAACTGGCAGCATAG
- a CDS encoding recombinase family protein — MDNLKKVHFIPPKPQKRDKRVGIYCRVSTKSLEQLQSLAAQVSHLTKITAATPQWLLADVYIDISSSKTGSSRKEFNRMLDDCTSHKLDIIFTKSISRFGRDTVETMEALSKLKSAGVRVIFEQEELDTANTDSDLMISIIESFAQAENESRSENIKWGIKQGAASGTSKLYDRKCYGYKHNEDGKLIIDEETAENVKIIFDLYLRGQSVLGIIKELEKRKIPSPTGKEKWCKRTIDVMLSNEKYTGDVRLLKTGKSKVHYLATDNNPAIISKEVFEAVQVEKARRSNVMKDENGSQRKNQKYSSKSR; from the coding sequence ATGGACAATTTAAAAAAAGTTCATTTCATACCACCTAAACCACAGAAACGGGACAAGCGCGTCGGAATATATTGTCGTGTTAGTACGAAGAGTTTAGAGCAGCTACAAAGTTTGGCTGCACAAGTATCACATTTAACAAAAATAACGGCGGCTACACCGCAATGGCTTCTTGCGGATGTGTATATAGATATTTCTTCTAGCAAAACAGGTTCTTCGCGCAAGGAATTTAACCGTATGCTGGATGACTGTACATCTCATAAACTAGATATTATTTTTACAAAAAGCATCAGCCGTTTTGGAAGAGATACTGTCGAAACCATGGAAGCATTGAGTAAATTAAAAAGTGCTGGTGTTCGTGTAATATTTGAGCAGGAAGAACTTGATACGGCAAACACAGATAGTGACTTAATGATTTCAATTATTGAATCTTTTGCACAAGCGGAAAATGAGTCTCGCAGTGAAAATATAAAATGGGGCATTAAGCAGGGAGCAGCTTCAGGAACTTCGAAATTATATGATAGAAAGTGTTATGGGTATAAACATAATGAAGATGGCAAGTTAATCATTGATGAAGAAACAGCAGAAAATGTAAAAATCATATTTGACTTGTATTTGAGAGGACAAAGTGTATTGGGTATTATCAAAGAACTTGAGAAACGGAAAATCCCTTCTCCTACAGGGAAGGAGAAATGGTGTAAGAGAACAATAGATGTCATGCTGAGTAATGAGAAATACACAGGGGATGTTCGACTATTGAAAACTGGTAAAAGCAAAGTACATTATTTAGCAACGGATAATAATCCGGCGATAATATCAAAAGAAGTTTTTGAGGCAGTGCAGGTTGAGAAAGCTCGTAGGAGCAATGTGATGAAAGATGAAAATGGTAGCCAGAGAAAAAATCAAAAGTACAGTTCAAAGAGTAGATGA
- a CDS encoding ATP-dependent nuclease: MSTEFEDTGKNVVKKPQVFLKSVTFNDDVQLMLKQNSIIVFTGPNNSGKSQVLKDIESCLDQSNQKRTIVIKSFECDYQGMIDETTFLKERFLEDKQGNYQLYEAGNAFARDTLQQYWHNHTLYSGLYKLFVKRLSTEIRLTSSNALNRHNQPEKHPIYKLNQSETLAQKISYLFRQAFDVDLIVNRNEMQTIPLHIGKAPDKKDFTIDRQDDYYNQVAKLPKLQEQGDGMRSFASILLDTFTSDYTITLIDEPEAFLHPPQARMLGKMLAKNNPNNRQLLVSTHSEDFLQGLLDADNENVTVIRINRIDNINKMSILQNDEIKKLWGNPLLRYSNILSGLFHEKVVVCESDYDCLFYQAVIDAVYEYRGETAPDVLFTHCGGKTRVKDVVSALKAVNVPVVAICDFDLLNASQNFKPIVASFGLDWKTTLSADMKIIYDSMNAKSSGENDAWTQIKKIGKVGFSGDAPAAYERVEAVCKSVGLFVVPVGEMECFDKTINKEKKDWVYNVLEKYNLAEEPKLEDARKFVQSVVDYKSSPEVDPK; this comes from the coding sequence ATGAGTACAGAGTTTGAAGATACTGGTAAAAACGTAGTAAAAAAACCTCAAGTTTTTTTGAAGAGTGTCACATTTAATGATGATGTTCAACTAATGCTTAAACAGAATAGTATTATCGTATTTACGGGTCCCAATAATAGCGGTAAGAGTCAAGTATTAAAAGATATAGAATCTTGTTTAGATCAATCTAATCAAAAGCGTACTATTGTTATAAAAAGCTTTGAATGTGATTATCAAGGTATGATTGACGAAACTACTTTTCTTAAGGAACGCTTTTTAGAAGATAAACAAGGCAATTATCAATTATATGAGGCAGGAAATGCTTTTGCGAGAGATACATTGCAGCAGTATTGGCATAATCATACGCTATACAGCGGGCTTTATAAATTATTTGTTAAGCGTCTTAGTACAGAAATTCGTTTGACTTCATCAAATGCACTAAATAGACATAATCAACCTGAAAAACATCCTATATATAAATTGAATCAAAGTGAGACCCTTGCGCAGAAAATATCATATTTGTTTCGCCAAGCTTTTGATGTTGATTTAATTGTAAATCGAAATGAAATGCAAACTATTCCGTTACATATTGGAAAAGCTCCAGATAAGAAAGATTTTACGATCGATAGACAGGATGATTACTATAATCAAGTTGCTAAACTTCCAAAGCTTCAAGAGCAGGGGGATGGTATGCGTAGCTTTGCAAGTATTCTACTTGACACATTTACATCTGATTACACCATTACTCTTATTGATGAACCAGAAGCTTTTTTGCATCCGCCACAGGCAAGAATGTTAGGGAAAATGCTTGCAAAAAATAATCCAAATAATCGACAGTTGTTAGTATCCACTCACAGCGAGGATTTTCTTCAAGGTTTGCTTGATGCGGATAATGAAAATGTAACAGTGATTAGAATTAATCGCATAGACAACATTAATAAGATGAGTATCCTTCAAAACGATGAAATTAAAAAATTATGGGGAAATCCTCTCCTGCGTTATTCAAATATTTTAAGCGGTCTGTTTCATGAAAAAGTTGTTGTTTGTGAAAGCGACTATGATTGCTTATTTTATCAAGCAGTAATAGATGCAGTATATGAATATAGAGGAGAAACTGCCCCAGATGTGTTATTTACACATTGTGGAGGAAAGACACGAGTTAAAGATGTTGTAAGCGCATTGAAAGCGGTTAATGTTCCAGTAGTTGCTATTTGTGATTTTGACCTACTCAATGCAAGTCAAAACTTTAAACCAATTGTCGCATCATTTGGACTGGATTGGAAAACTACATTATCTGCAGATATGAAAATTATTTATGATAGTATGAATGCAAAAAGCAGTGGCGAAAATGATGCATGGACTCAAATTAAGAAAATAGGAAAGGTTGGTTTTTCAGGTGATGCGCCGGCTGCATATGAAAGAGTAGAAGCTGTATGCAAATCAGTAGGACTTTTTGTTGTTCCAGTCGGTGAAATGGAGTGTTTTGATAAAACCATCAATAAGGAAAAGAAAGATTGGGTTTATAATGTATTAGAAAAGTATAATTTGGCTGAGGAACCGAAACTTGAAGATGCACGAAAATTTGTACAATCGGTGGTAGATTATAAATCTTCCCCGGAAGTGGATCCGAAATAA
- a CDS encoding GyrI-like domain-containing protein, which translates to MEEIKAILESEEAMDDKLYAALSKKKKEISMQMMMYKNMLEQIDADMSAIRKGKSIMSYMEDIGIELVEVPKMYLLSIRKMIQEQDFPAEYGYCFEKLFKKMKEKNLTASAPPMVLFHGDEYSPFGLDTEFAVPINEYATGTRDFYPGLCLKTVVHGSYSQLSSVYAKQIEWAENEGYENCNALYEVYVTSPSEVLQESDFITEVYYPVKKILKK; encoded by the coding sequence TTGGAAGAGATTAAGGCAATTCTTGAGTCAGAGGAGGCAATGGATGACAAACTATATGCGGCTCTTAGTAAAAAGAAAAAAGAGATTTCAATGCAAATGATGATGTATAAAAATATGTTGGAGCAGATAGATGCTGATATGTCCGCCATAAGAAAGGGCAAGTCGATTATGTCATATATGGAAGATATTGGTATAGAACTGGTGGAGGTGCCAAAGATGTATCTTCTGTCCATACGAAAGATGATTCAGGAACAGGATTTTCCTGCTGAGTATGGGTATTGCTTTGAAAAGCTGTTTAAGAAAATGAAGGAAAAGAACCTGACAGCATCCGCTCCACCAATGGTTTTATTTCATGGTGATGAATATAGTCCATTTGGACTGGATACAGAATTTGCTGTCCCAATCAACGAGTATGCAACGGGAACAAGGGATTTTTATCCTGGACTTTGTTTGAAAACTGTTGTTCATGGTTCCTACTCTCAGCTCTCTTCTGTTTATGCGAAGCAAATTGAATGGGCAGAAAATGAAGGGTACGAAAATTGCAATGCACTTTATGAAGTTTATGTAACAAGTCCTTCGGAGGTTTTGCAGGAGAGCGATTTCATTACAGAGGTCTATTATCCAGTAAAAAAGATATTAAAAAAATAA
- a CDS encoding serine hydrolase domain-containing protein, whose amino-acid sequence MDQKRIRELEQKISTDYGNTTGVAVLKEGKLVYEKYFKGCTRESQVHVYSVTKSIISILIGIAVDRGYIQSIDQKVLDFFPGYIVRKRENTIQNITVKDMLTMTAPYKYRFFAPYVKYFTSEDWVKFSLDLLGGQGKIGTFRYAPLIGPDIFSGILVKATGQSVFEFADENLFSPLEIHVEGDLMFKSKEDQLAFNESIDTSGWVRDSLGIHTAGWGLTLSPMDMAKIGQLYLNKGIWNGKRIVSEKWVEESTREHSRWKKHDLSYGYLWWVNEDGYAAMGDGGNIIYVNTKDKIVVSSSALFVPKVRDRIDLIKTYIEPIFR is encoded by the coding sequence ATGGATCAGAAAAGAATTAGAGAACTCGAACAAAAAATCAGCACTGATTATGGGAATACCACAGGCGTGGCGGTATTAAAAGAAGGAAAATTGGTATATGAAAAATATTTCAAGGGATGTACAAGAGAAAGCCAGGTTCATGTTTATTCTGTAACAAAAAGTATTATTTCAATACTGATTGGGATTGCAGTAGATAGAGGATATATCCAAAGTATTGATCAGAAAGTGCTGGATTTTTTCCCTGGATACATAGTAAGAAAGAGAGAAAACACCATCCAAAATATCACAGTCAAGGATATGCTGACAATGACAGCACCTTATAAGTATCGTTTTTTTGCTCCATATGTGAAATATTTTACTAGTGAGGATTGGGTGAAATTTTCTTTAGACCTGCTAGGGGGCCAGGGGAAGATCGGAACATTCCGATATGCACCTCTGATTGGTCCGGATATTTTTTCAGGAATATTAGTAAAAGCAACAGGGCAGTCGGTATTTGAGTTTGCAGATGAAAATTTATTTTCTCCATTAGAAATTCATGTAGAAGGAGATTTGATGTTTAAAAGCAAGGAGGATCAACTGGCATTTAATGAATCTATAGATACCAGCGGATGGGTACGGGACTCATTAGGGATTCATACAGCGGGTTGGGGACTTACACTTTCTCCTATGGATATGGCAAAAATTGGTCAGTTATATTTGAATAAAGGCATATGGAACGGAAAACGAATTGTATCAGAAAAGTGGGTGGAAGAAAGTACGAGAGAGCATAGCCGATGGAAGAAACATGATTTATCGTATGGATATTTATGGTGGGTAAATGAAGATGGTTATGCAGCGATGGGGGATGGAGGAAATATAATTTATGTGAATACAAAAGATAAAATAGTTGTGTCATCTTCTGCGCTTTTTGTGCCAAAGGTAAGGGATAGGATAGATTTAATCAAAACATATATTGAACCAATATTTAGATAG
- a CDS encoding MerR family transcriptional regulator, with translation MNTYKTIDIARIIGIHVNTVRLYEKCGLIPKPERLGNGYRIFTDLHIEQFRLARAALQVEVLQNGLRKQAVDIIKVSALGNYEKAMELTRRYIAQIDIEKANAEEAIRITHSILSGMSESNVGVQRTYRRKEAADILGVTIDTLRNWELNGLFTIKRTENRYRVYTEEDMLRLKIIRSLRCANYSLSAILRMLQALSDDPQTNIQIAINTPKDDDDIIRACDKLLTSLNEAKNNAFYVTCQIEKMKKISE, from the coding sequence ATGAATACATATAAGACAATAGACATAGCAAGGATAATCGGCATACATGTAAATACAGTACGCTTATATGAAAAATGCGGTTTAATTCCAAAACCAGAACGGTTAGGGAATGGTTACCGGATATTTACTGATCTGCATATCGAACAATTTAGATTAGCGCGGGCGGCTCTCCAGGTGGAAGTTCTTCAAAATGGACTTCGTAAACAGGCGGTTGACATTATTAAGGTTTCTGCTTTGGGGAATTATGAGAAAGCTATGGAATTGACCAGGCGATACATTGCTCAGATAGACATCGAAAAAGCCAATGCAGAAGAAGCGATACGGATTACCCATAGTATTTTATCGGGTATGAGTGAAAGCAATGTTGGAGTGCAGAGGACATATAGAAGAAAGGAAGCAGCAGATATATTAGGGGTAACGATCGATACATTAAGAAATTGGGAGTTGAATGGTCTGTTTACCATCAAGCGAACTGAAAACAGATACCGGGTGTATACAGAAGAAGATATGCTTCGCTTGAAAATTATACGCTCTCTTCGTTGTGCAAACTATTCTCTCTCTGCTATTTTGAGAATGCTTCAGGCCTTATCGGATGATCCGCAAACTAATATCCAAATAGCTATTAATACGCCAAAGGATGATGATGATATCATAAGGGCTTGCGATAAGCTATTGACTTCATTGAATGAGGCAAAAAACAATGCTTTTTATGTAACTTGTCAGATTGAGAAGATGAAAAAAATATCAGAATAA